Part of the Sorghum bicolor cultivar BTx623 chromosome 1, Sorghum_bicolor_NCBIv3, whole genome shotgun sequence genome, TATGGTTTGTCCGGTGTGAATAGGACTTTGTCTCGTTTAGCCACTATATATTCCGTTTAGTTAATATTCCTTCGTTTTAAACCGTGCTCCCTTTCGTCCGATGATAAATGTACTTTTAGAGTTTAAAATTTGTCTCAAAATAAGTGTATTTTTAGACACTCTAACTCTTGTTTTTTCTACTCTCTCTTGTTGAGGTGCAATGATTACATCTTCATAAGGGTATATGTACGTAGTTCACTAACGGTAATACCAGAGGTGCTATTATTCCGAGAAAAAAGTCTACTTCACCCCTCAACTATGGGGTGAACTATTTGACCTCCTTAACTTTAAAATCGTATGTTCTACTCACTGAATTTTTCAAATCTGTTCAAATACCCCCCCCGGCGGTTTTCGATGGTGGTTTTACTGAGCAGAATTTAGTATCATTCAATATTCGTGTTTCAGTATTATTTAGAATTTCATTGTTCTAGGCATAGTATTAGATAATACTGAATGATGTTTACTActactcagtattttttctgctcagttTTAGTggcgtagaataatattctacacatcCTACACCTAAAATATAGAATAGCGCTGCCATATATGGGCTATGTCTTCTGTCATGGGCCATCAGCCGAATCGTCAAAACTTAGAAAAAGTCCACTTTTCTAGCCCCAACTTTCACGAAAGTCCACTTTTTTCTAACTCAACTCCAAAACCGGGTAAACCACCTCCCTCAACTTTTCAAACTGTGCATTTTACCTCATTGGAGCGGTTTCGAAGgcggttgaaaggtcctaatatggctagaggggaggtgaatagcctatttaaaaaattctacaaactcactagagcaaaaggttagtaaataacaaagcgaagctttttgctctagctctaaaggggtgtttgcaagccacctacccaacaattctagttgctaagatctctatgcacacaagaactaagtctctacaagttacactagagaactaagctacgcaagtcaaagtaagcaacaaaactagttacactagtttgcggtaaataaagataagatgagatatttataccgtcgtgtaggggatgaaccaatcaccaatataaacaatcaagcaccgggagaatgccaatcaaacacaattgagacaccgatttttctcccgaggttcacgtgcttgccggcacgctacgtccccgttgtgtcgaccaacacttggtggttcggtggctaagaggtgtagcacgaacctcgtcctcactaggacaccacaagaacccacccacaagtgaggtaactcaatgacacgagcaatccactagagttacctttcggctctccgccggggaaggtacaagacccctcacaatcaccgtgagatggccacgaacaatcaccaactcgtgccaatcctcctccgctgctccaagccgtctaggtggcggcaaccaccaagagtaacaagaaaaccgcagccaaaacgatccccaagtgccactagatgcaatcactcaagcaaatgcacttggaatcactcacaatctcacaaagatgtttaatctatgaaggagatgagtgggaggtgtttgcttaggctcacaaggatgtctaatagtcaaaaatgccaagagagtgagccccaagccggccaaacacgtatttatagacccctcaaacaaatagagccgttggctctctcactgggtctaactcggggtcaccggatgctcttaaaggggcaccggacgctcaacaccagcgtccggtgctccaacgtcagccacgtgtcacgctcttgtcagaatctaacggtcacctgcagtgcaccggacgctgagcaagtgagcaccggacggtccggtgcacaccggactcatacgcagagagggttgcgaaacgccctcacaccggacgctaaccaccggacgctccaagctacgtccggtgcctatcgtccggtgcctaaccctaaccgagttaggcagcctgcacaccggacgctcagacacagcgtccggtgcctctgagccagcgtccggtgagtgttcctcagcgagaaacactcccgcgacttctccaattttcccaccggcgcaatagaaaatatgcacttcattttctcgaaaagcgccgaatcccgcctcgcaagctcggcgggagggagagaggaacccatcctctctctacccttcaaactccacctccttctcaaagtgtgccaacaccacaacgtgtaaaccaacaagtgcacgtgtgttagcattttcacaatcattttcttcgaaggagttaggttagctcactaggttctaaatgcatgcacatgaacaatgacacctagtggcactcgataaccgcttagccaaagaattcccctctttatagtacggctatctatcctaaatatgatcacaccctctatggtgtcttgatcaccaaaacgaaaaccctaagcaatacctttgccttgatctccatagggttttgtttttctctttcttcttttcaagttgagcacttgatcatcttgtggtcatcaccatcatcaccatgatcatcacttgctccatcacttgacatgtaccaacctcattaagtctacacacacttagtacagAGGTTACcacaagggtttcatcaattatccaaaaccaaactagggctttcagcggttttgctacaatgatggtagttttgtctttttcttttttaattatttcgggtaaatttttgaaaaatcatagtaaatcacataaaaaaacTTAAAATATAAAATCCAAATTTGTTGGACTCCATATAAGTAGATCTACGCAATAAACATAAAATATAGtgtgctttagtacaaagtttttgatataaaggttttgtctttttcttttttatttattttggctaaatattttaaaaatcatagtaaattataggaaaatcataaaatagaaaatccaaaTTTGAGCATATCTAGACAGTAAGTATATAATATGTTATAGTTTAGTACAAATGTTTTGTTATAGCTTTAGATCTATTCTTTTATGTAATTGATTGAAATAATTCGTAGTTGTAGCTTCTGTAATTATTTTGTCGAACTAAAGCAtatccatattatatattcattgtgtatatatactcatgtagagtccaataaaattagatttttctattttatgatttttctatgatttactataattttcaaAAAATAcaaccaaataaataaaaaagaaaaatacaaaacctttatagcaaaaattttatactaaagcatatcatattatatatttaatgtgtatatctacttatgtggagttcaaaaaaattagattttctattttatgattttttgttatttattatgatttttttaaatattCAGACGAAATGATTAAAAAAGAAACAACAAAACCACGTAACTGTAGCAAACCACCATTTACTGTAGTAAAACCACCTTCGAAACTGCTCCAGAGAGGTAAAATATACGGCTTAAAAAGTTGAGAGAGATGGTTTACCCTATTTTAGAGTTGAGGGAGAAAAAACGAACTTTCGATGAAAGTTGGAGAAAAAAGTACTCCAACGTTTCCTGTGCGAAGAACAGCCTACCATTGAGTGCACCAACAACCCCTTGTCTTCCCCTCTTTTCCCCTGTTCTTTATGGTCCATGGCAGCCCATTAGCCACAAATGCTTGTCTCATTGGGCTATTTTCATCCATTCTCCTTCccctcaaatttttttcatccattCTCCCTATTTTAGTTTTCTATTTTGTTCTTTTGGTTGttctgctcctttttatttgtttctttaatttttcctttttcctttcctttttaGGTTTAAAATCTACTTTCAAATTTCTTTCACTCtccctttttattatttgagtttaTGCACCTAAACACATAAAAGGGCAAACATTTTTCTCTTAAAAAGGTAGAACATTATTTCTTATTGAATAGAATAGATCTCAAAAAATCATGGAACAATCTGCATCCATGAGCATAACAATTTTTTCTCTTTAATCTATTTTTTGTTTAGGGAACACCAATTACATTTATGGAGCAAAACACATATATACGGAAAAAAAATCTCTTGATCATATTAATTTTTTTGTTATTAAGCAGGATATTTTTCTTGTGTGATTGGAACAGTTTTCTTGTAATCCCGAAACATTTTTCTTCTAGAACAATTTTCTATTAGAACTCCAGCAATCAATCTTGTTTGTGAAGGCGGAATAGTTTTCCACTTTTTCATGATTTTCTCATACATTTCTAAGTTTGGAATTGTTTTCTCGCTTGGAACattgttgttcctctcgatGAAAAAAAAATGTCCCAGTTCCATTCAGCCGCAAGACACAGCTGCACAGGAGCTTATTGTAGCTCACTAGGTCCCCAGATATGAGCATGGTGGACATATGGAGCTAAGTGCGTTTCTGAAAGAAAACTCTCACCGGACGTCTAAGTTGGAGCATATAATAAATCTTAATAAAAATTTTCATCAAAATATAATGATATACCGCACGTCCGTAACGAATCAAGATGTACAAATTTGCACGGTTGATCTTGCTAGATGAAGATACAATTAGGCGAAGTTCCTGAACAGACATTTCATTTCATACAGAGTGTGAAACTGGGTTTGATTTCTATACAGCCGAGGTGAAATTTTTGCAAGGCAATAGTACAGGCAAGGTTGTTATTAGTTTTAGTTACAGGTGCTAGTGCCTACTGAACATGCTGCGTAGCCTGCCGCCCTCCAGCCTCTCGTGCAGCTTCTTGGCGCCGGCCACGTCCATGTCGGAGAGCTTCTTCAGGTACCCGATGGCGCCGTGCGAGACCATCATCTTCTTGCATCGCTTGGCCCCCGACAGCGTGAGGAGGCAGGCGATGGCGTACTTCTTCGCCGTGTTCGCAGGGCTCGGGTCCAGCAGCTGCACCAGGTTGGGCACGCACTTGTCGTCCTTCTTCATCTCCCGGGCGTTGGCAGGGCAGCTCACCAGGCTCGCCAGCGCCTGCGCGGCCACCTCGCGCGCGCCGTTCGACTTGGCCTCCAGCAAGCGCACCAGCAGCGGGATGCAGCCGTGCTCGCCGACGGCGCGCTTCATCTCGGCGGAGCTGGAGATCCGGCagaccgccgccgctgccgcctgcTGCGCGCCACTGGGCCCGACCCTGAGCACGTGGACCAGCCGAGGCAGCACGCCGAGCGCCACGAGGCTGTCGGGCGAGACGGCGCCCACGAGGTTCCGGAGCGCGCTCACCGCCGGCTCCTGCGGCAGCGGGCCGTCCAGGTAGAGCAGCAGGCTGCGCAGCCCGCCCTCCGCCACGACGGCGTGCCGCAGGTCGTCGTTGCCGGACGTGAGGTTCTGCAGGCACTCGGCGGCGTGCTCCTTGGCGCCCGCCACGGCGCCGCGGTCCAGCAGGCTGACCATGACGCGGACGATTCCTTCGTCGGCCAACGCCAGCCGCACCTCCGGCACCGCCGAGAGGTTCCTGAGCGCGCCGGCCGCGGCGGACTGGGAGACGGAGTCCCCCGTCTGGCAGATCTCGACGagcgcgccggcgccgccgtggCCGACGACCGCACGCGCGACGTCAGGCGACGACGCGGACAGGCGCTGCAACGTGACCACGGCCTTCTCGCGCGCCACGAGGCTGCCGGACTCCGCCAGCCTGACGAGCGGCGGCAGGACGCCCTCGGACACGAGCAGCGCCTCGCAGGCGGCGCCGCCCGACTCCGCGACCTGGCACACGACCGTGGCGGCCTTCTCCCGGACCACGGGCGCCGACGCCGTGAGCAGCTGCACCATCGCGGAGACGCTGGCGCGGCCGAGCGCCGCCAGCACGCTCCGCTCGTCCCTGCGCAGCGCGTCCAGCAGCCCGTCCACGGCCCGGCTCTTGGCCTCGGCGTGCCCGATTTGCAGCCTCGCGAGCAGCTCCCGGACGTCCGCCTGCACCGCCGCAGACGGGGCCTCCGCCGTcggcggggacggggacggggacgggccGGCGGCGTCGGACAGCACGCCGGTCTTGACGAGCAGCGCGCAGTCCCGGAGTCCGAGGTCGAGCCTCCCGGACAGCGCGTCGATGGCGCTCTGCGTCCTGAGCTTGCCGTCCGCCGGCGGCTCCCGGCACCGCGCCGCGAGCTCGGCCGCGTCGGCGAGCGTGGCGGCAACCGACTGCAGCAGCTCCCGGCACAGCGCGTTCCTGGCGAAGCAAGGGTGGCTGGAGAGGTCGGACAGGCACGCCGGGAGCGTGTCCAGCTTCGCGGCGATCGCCTTCCACCGTCCCGGGAACCCGCCCGCCGCTCGCGCCGCTGCAGCCACGGCCGGCACCATCCCACGGACGcgctccagcagctcctcctcctcctcctccccggcCGCCGCCGGGTCGACCCCACGGAAGCTCATTTCTTGGACCCCGCTGATACTGCTACTGCTGATGCACCAGTGTCCGCCGTGATCTGGAGTGGTTGAGGAGAGAGTGGTCAGAGCTCAGTGGTCCGAGTTGAGCCACTgggagctaaggccttgtttagttcgcaaaaattttcaaaattccccgtcacatcgaatttttggtcgcatgcatggagcattaaatataaacaaaaataaaaactaactgcacagtttacctgtaatttgtgagatgaatcttttaagcctagttacttcgtgattggacaatgtttgtcaaataaaaacgaaatgctacagtatctaaaaacaaaaaattttgcaaactaaacaaggcctaaatccgcGGAGGGAACGGAGGGTGGCTGAgacgaggagaggagaggagggaggaggaaccCAACAAAGGAGCAGTACTGGAAAAAGAAACAAGGGAACAAACACTAGAGAAGAAACGAGCATGCAGCAGCTGGGGAAGGAATCATCCCCGCCCGGCTGGAGTATTCTACTGACGAGCAGACAAGAACAACCAACAGTGGTGGTTGCATTTCGCGCATTTGCAGCGTGGAAAGATACCGGTAACCATGAGGCTAGCCGCTAGCCTACATGGCTTCTTCCTAAAAACAATTTGCCTGGCGATCCGATCGTGTTGGGTGGAATGTCAATTCCGTTCGGGGGTGCGGGGTGGCAGTGCCAAGACGGCACGGGGATCTACGAGGGGGGTCTTGTCGTCACAAACCACGTCTGCGTTTCCAGTTTCTTGTGCTTGGCATGTTTGTTTACTCTATTAATTAATGAAGCATTAATCATGTGAGGTTAACTTAAAAACCGGGTGGGTTTTGGACTCGAGGGAATGAGAACGAAGGACGGGCACCGACGACAAAGAAGGTCGTGGTGTCCGCGGAATGCAAGCGTAAAAAATCGCTCGCTGCATGTAGCCGTAGTGTCACTGTTCCTTACAGTACAGTAGTACTTGCTGAAGCGGGCGCCGGGCAGTCACGCGTGCGTACATGTACACATATACGTACCACTTGACAGTTGCCACTGCGTACCTACTACCTAGACGGACGGCATTGCTCATTGCAGAGGTTGCTGCCGCTATTCGGATAGATGCGGGGGAAACAACAGTGAACAGTGTCACGGCACTAGTAGAAAAGAAGCATTGGCCATCACCCTCGCCCATGCGGCGTGCCATGAGATTTTTACCTTGGCGACAGGGGCAAGATTTGGCCAGCTCGTGTTGCGACGCAACCGCTCCAGAGCGCTTTCTAAAGATCCTCTGccgttttattttcttttatttatattttatatcTGAGCAGGAAATAGCGGCGTAAAAGTAGTTTCACCGCGcgtgacgtgtcgtcctgtgtTACAAATTACCTGTAGTGGTACAACAAAAGAAGATGGCAGTGGGTGAGTGAAGGGGCGCCGTCACGACGTGGTAGAGGCAAAAGCGAGCGAGCGCTCGTGCGACGCCGGCGTTAAACCATTTCCCGATCTCGGAACCCATGACGACCCCGATCATTAA contains:
- the LOC8059478 gene encoding U-box domain-containing protein 4, with protein sequence MSFRGVDPAAAGEEEEEELLERVRGMVPAVAAAARAAGGFPGRWKAIAAKLDTLPACLSDLSSHPCFARNALCRELLQSVAATLADAAELAARCREPPADGKLRTQSAIDALSGRLDLGLRDCALLVKTGVLSDAAGPSPSPSPPTAEAPSAAVQADVRELLARLQIGHAEAKSRAVDGLLDALRRDERSVLAALGRASVSAMVQLLTASAPVVREKAATVVCQVAESGGAACEALLVSEGVLPPLVRLAESGSLVAREKAVVTLQRLSASSPDVARAVVGHGGAGALVEICQTGDSVSQSAAAGALRNLSAVPEVRLALADEGIVRVMVSLLDRGAVAGAKEHAAECLQNLTSGNDDLRHAVVAEGGLRSLLLYLDGPLPQEPAVSALRNLVGAVSPDSLVALGVLPRLVHVLRVGPSGAQQAAAAAVCRISSSAEMKRAVGEHGCIPLLVRLLEAKSNGAREVAAQALASLVSCPANAREMKKDDKCVPNLVQLLDPSPANTAKKYAIACLLTLSGAKRCKKMMVSHGAIGYLKKLSDMDVAGAKKLHERLEGGRLRSMFSRH